From the genome of Trichosurus vulpecula isolate mTriVul1 chromosome 6, mTriVul1.pri, whole genome shotgun sequence:
ATAGTGCAGATATCTCCTACTGCTCAGTTCTGAAACAGTGCTATTTCTGTAGGTCAAACACTTACCTTGAACATTTCCACAGGCTGCTGCTGTGCCTTCATTGGAAGATTGATGTTCTCTTGGGAATGGCTGGCTTTGCTGTCCTCAGCTGCCAAGTTGTCTCCTGCTTCCTTGTCCTGTGTTAGCAACTTTAACTGTTCTTCTTCCAAGAAGAACTGGTGCATTTTCTCATATTCATATAGAACCATTTTTTTGACAATTCGGTCCTCCACCTATCACCAAAAGAGttgaaataaaagaaggaaagaaacgtCAATGAGTGTCAGAGTCCATGTCAGCATCAAACATCTGTTCTGGTTATTACTTGTTTTTGTCTGTCTGAGCAGATTCATGAATCATGTTGAGAGACACAGCTTTACTCTCtgccttcctcattttttttttcacttccaggCCCAGTAAGGTTTAGTCTGTCTTGAAGACGCTTTTCCTAAGGGGTAGCTGATGATGTAAAGACCAGATAGCTTTGCAAAAACGAATAAATGAAGAGTCCTCAAATGTATACTAGATACTGATTCTTTCCAAAATGTTCTAAACCCAAGTagaattttttcttcttattcatttgtttatagattatatttttaaaaagtgtactGCTATTTGTGGATCAAAATGCTTCTGAGTAATAGTGTCAGATCTTTTGTTCTTAATCTGAGTCTGTTCCTTTATAGAAATTACTTCCTCTGGATCTTTTCATCAATTACAATTCTGGCTGAAAAGGGCTGTGAGGAGATAAGGCACCTTTCACTTTTATCACTAAAACAAGTCAGATACTTACAGTCCACAATAtttctttccccatctccccTTTCAGTTGTGATTGAAATTCTTCCCTCTTAGTCTTCAGAATATCCCACATTGCCTGGAGCTTTTCCTGCAAGAACAAAACAAGTCTTAGTCCAATCTCTGTTTTATACCAAGAAGGTCTGCAAGTGGTCATGGAGTTAGTTGAATGAGCAGACACTCTACTTCAAGATTGAAAGGGAACTGATCATCTTACCATGCACTGACCAGCAGCCTTTTCCAAGGAAAGGACTGTGTGCTCCTTGTGCTCTTGGCTTAAAAAGCAAGGCCCACACAAGGGTCTGTGGTCCTCCTCGCAGAACAAGGTCTCTTCTTTCCCATGTTTCTCACAGGTAGTCAGGTCTTTGATGCTCTGCAGTAAATATGGTCTAAGCATCTTGCCAATGATAGCCAGATTCTGCAACTTCCTATCATAGGAAAAGTCTCCAAATGCAATGATTGCCTTGCAATTTGGGCAGGTTGTTGGGTGTTGTTCCTGCCAGCAGCTGAGAAGACACTCTTTGCAGAAGGTGTGGCCACATTCGAGAATAACTGGGTCAGTGAAATAGCCCGAGCATATGAAACAGGTAAGATCCACTTTGAAGCTTTCGATCAAGTTTTTGGCATCCATGTTTCCAGGCCTGGGAAGAAAGTCAGTAAAAATTTTGATGaggacatttatattttatagaacACATCTCAGATATATGGGGCAGACTTATTTGAAGGAATTGAGAAGCAGTGGATGGCCAGCAGCAGAAATGAGCCATATCCTCCCCCACAGCCCAAGCATTTGGATCAGAGATACCAAGTCTCAAGCCATTCTCCCAATGTCATAAGATAAATTAACATCACGGGAGTCAGAGATCATGGGCTGAGGTATGGTTCTCCCTCATAAGTGTggctaatctctctctctctctctctctctctctctctctctctctgtctctctgtctctgtctctgtctctctgtctctgtctctgtctctctgtctctctgtctctctgtctctgtgtctctgtgtctctgtctctctgtctctgtctctctgtctctgtttctgtctctctgtctctgtctctctgtctctgtctctgtctctgtttttgtcttcatatatagacatatatgtatatatatatatatgtacatacatatatgtgtgtgtatatatatatatgtgtatatatatatatatatatacacatatatattatttctgGGTTGATGGTTGTTTTTTTAGGTTCAGGtctattccctccccccccccccccccaaatgcaGACCCAGGTCAGGCTCCCATGATTGTAACATTTAACCAAGAGCCCACTGTGTGACACAAGCCCGGCTCTGATTCAGGGAACAACATTGTGCCCTTCCATCTAGCATACAGCATGACCGTGGAGGCCGAGGGTCTGTGATGAATCcccatctctagtcatcttgaAGAAGGTAAAATGCTATTGTTGTCTAGTCCTACATTTTGGCCACTCTACAATGGAACTTTCTAGCTTGAGAGACGACCCTGAGCTCTCCACTACCAGGACTTTGGTCCTTCTGCTACTGTTCATTACTcttaccttctcttcctcttatccCCCAAATCAGAATCACCATGTTATCAAAAATAACCTTCTTAGTTTCTCTTAAGTCCTTCCAAAGATCACTACTTTAACTTAGATTATTGAATAATTTTAGAACGACTGATCTCATTTCCAAGGGACAGCACAGTTACAGTTTTAATTATATAAGATAGTAACAGGGTAGGCAAAACCCAAATCGTTACATGTTTCCTCCAAGCTTCCTACtcattaattaaatatataaattttgtcACCTCCCACAGTTAAAATCCTCTTACTGAACTGAGAAATGTACATCTTTCTAAACACAGGGAGAAGAAAAATCTTCCGAAgagaagcttaccttctattcCTTTTTTCAAAGATAGTCAACTCAGGAAGGGTAACTGTAGCACTTTCCTTGGAGCTCTGGCAACAGACAAGATTAGAGGACTGAATGGTCTGGTTCTTTTATAGGGCTTCCCTTGTTTTGCCCCTCCCCTCATTCTATCACCAAGCTGTGAACTCCTATGGACTGATAGTGCTTGTGGCCTCTGATTTGGGGGAGTTCTCAAGTATGTGAGTTCTCACATTTGCAGTCAACCAAGTAATGGGTTTAAGGGTCCACAATGACCTTCACACCTGGACAATTGTGGACAGAACTGCTATGTTGCAGGAAGAATAATGCAGGAAATTTTTATGTTGGGGGCCATTTATGGCTCAGAGAGTTTcaatgactcatccaaggtcatacagctagtgactgtcactgtttctctcttttaacATGTTTTTCCTCAAATATTTTCATGAGCAAGTGACTAACAATTTCACcctatttttcctatttattttctttttaaggacATGGCTGGGCTTCATGCCGCAAGCACGGTGCCCCTGAGCCACTTGGATGCCTGGGTCTGGCCGAGGCTGCAGCATGAATGAGAGAAACAGCTGGAAGCAGACGATGAAGATGGATGAGGAAATCTTTGTGATCTCAATCCCATTCAATAAGACCCCTCTTCTAGAGTCACCCCAGATCTGAATCCTCCCCAAGGCAGCTTTGTGGAGACCACGGAACCCATGTTCCCCACCCTGGGTTTGATGCATAGCCTGGAAACTCAGCTTCCCATGGCCCTGGAGAGGAACTCTTGGCTTCGGGTGAGGATCAAGGAACTGGAAGAAAAGTGGGATTTCCTTTCTGTCAGCTGGGCAAGTTCATCATGTCAGCCCACATCGATGCAGAGAGCCACTGTCGGGGGAAGCGGTGCCGGTGGGCAGAAGATGTGGATGGCCAAGGCAAAGGGGAGGCCTCAGACTCTGAGTCGGTGGCCTCATCCTTCAGTGAGGGCTCTGAGGAGGGGGACTTCTGCTGAGAAGAAGCACCAGAAAGACAAGGGGCAGCCGGCCAGAGGAAATACAGGAAGCCCAAGACCCGGGAGAGGCAGCCTTGCTAGGAGAGGGAGGGTGGTCAATAGAGCCAGGGAGCACCCCTTACTTTGAGTACCAGACCCTAGCCCATGACTAGCAGATAAATGAAATATTCAGAGTTTAAATTAAAAGATAACCAgaagatctgaaaaaaaatgtgttattcatttttatcattatctttttgaaagaaaaaatgtacattttttttcaagaattatATTTGTAATTCCAAATTTGTAATTCTTTGTCTGCACTCTCATCTTTTCCTACAAGGAGTCCTGCTTCCTGGTAGCCACAAGCACTGCTGTtgctttctgccctggaactttgATCTTGAGTCCTTGGGTCAGTCCTTGGTACCTCAGGGGCTGCTTTCCCACCTGGGACTTTAACTGGGAACTGGGTATGAACAATGAAAACACCTGACAGCGCTACATCCTGTGACCAGTGCTACCATATGGGAATCCTCgagtctctttctgaccagtaaTCTCATCTATTGTGAGTAATGAATACAAGAAAGCTGAGATCTTGTGGAACCAATCAACACCAGCCTTAACCTCTTTCTTTGACCAAACTGTACttgtagaagaaaatttgggaattCTGCCCAAAGTGTTATTGAATTACCTATCTGGCCTTTGACTCACCAACACTACCACTAAGTcaatttccaaagataattaagaaaaaagggacatatatgttctaaaatattcatagcagatcACTTTGTGTtcttaaagaactggaaactttcaaggatgcccaacaattggggaatggatgaacaagttgtatcACATGATTTCGATCAAATACTATTGTCTAATAAGAAATGGTGAGTTCAACGATTTTAGAAAGACATGAAAAGAGTTGCatgaataatgaagagtgaaataagcagaagcaaGATGACATTGTATGCAATTgcatataataatagcaatatagTCTTAAGAACAAATTTGAATCAAGTTATTTTAACTATCAAAACTACCCGAATTATCTATAATGAACCTCTGAAGAAAAATACTATATCTACCCAGAGAaacaattgataaatagaagtgtataTAGAACAATTTGGTATACACGCATATCATGTCAAATCTCAGCCAACTCTAGGGCAAGGTGGAGGAGAAGGTAGATAAAAAAGGAGACAAAGAGATTCCCAcgataattttgttgcatatttgaaaggaacagcaCATTGTGTGTAGTGATTTGTAGTTTCATGCACAATAACTTTTTATTCTATTATGTTATGAAAATGAGTGTTTTATTCCATCAATACGCATTAttttaatacaaaaaaataaaaaggagggaaaaagacaaTTCTGGCCTAAATTCCCCAGGCATGAACACtattgtgaacatttacacctatTACAAGGtttaaatacaaaagtgaaacctCACATAGATGAAAACTCCCCTAAAGAAGAGACCAAAAGTACTCTCAGGCCATAAGAGTTCACACTTTGGTGATAAGAAAGAGGGTGGAGCCAAACAAGGGAAGCCCTATAAAAGAACCCAACTTTTCAGTCCTGTTATCTTGTCTGCTGACAGAGCTCAGAGGGGAGAACTACAGCTACCCTTCCTTGAAGGTATCCTTGAAGTAAGGACTAGAAGGTAGGCTTCCCTTGGGAAGAATTTTCTCCTCTCTATATTTAGAAAGATGAAGATATCTCACTTCAGTAAGTGGATTTTAATTGTGGGAGGTGACAAAATATATAACAGAATTGAATTAACGAGTAGGAAGTTTTGGGGAAAGTCAAAAGTATTTGGGGTTTTACCTACTACCATCTCATAAAATTAAGAAATGTAACTTTGCTGAACCTTAGAACTGAGATACTAGTTATCTGCAAACTAatcaaaaagaaaagctaaactAGTGACATTTGGTAGGACTTAGGAGAGCTAAAGAGTTGTTTTTCCCCCCAGAACATGGAGACTCAGaatgggggcggggcggggaaggAATAGAATGTACGAGGAGGAAAGAGTagtgagaaatgcaaatttatgtCTGTACCTAAACTCTGAACAACTCCATTCCCTCCCTAGCCTCTGTCCTTGCCACTGCTGCCTCCTATTCTGGCCTTCCTCCACAGCAAGGGAAAGGAGGCTCAGTGCTCGTATACCTGAGCCTTAGGTAAGgagatcagcagcagcagcagcagcagcagcagcaacagcagcagcagcagcagctgctatgGCTGACCAGAGCATGGATCAACTGCCCTATGATTCCCAGATCAGTGAGAATTTCCAAGTGAAAGCTTCTCTCAAACATAAGGATCAACACACAGATACACAACACCGACACAAAAAGCTCAAGAACGAGGGAAAAGACCAGGAAAATTCCAAGCATGGTCATTGTGAGCACAAAGATTTCTctgagaagaaacagagagaaaaggagaaaaccaaacaTAAAGATGCCAGCTCAGAGACCtgcaaagacaaacacaaaaatagagacaaggagaaacaaaaggaagaaaagggaagaccatctggagatacaaaaataaaggagaaagaaaatggttCCTCTCATGAACCTCATATTAAAGATGCCCCATATGATGAAGTCAATTTTGCTACATCTATAGAAGATATCAAGGCTTCAAAGAGACCTCGAGAGGATGACAGTGCTGattttaaaccaaaaaaaataaaaactgaagatATCAAAAAGGTGAAGAAGTGGAAACCAAAGGAAGGGGAggacaagaaagcaaagaaaatgaaggacaaagatgAGAAACTCCCTAAACCAGATAAAGAGTTGAAGCAGCCAATGAAAGAAGAGGATCAAAAATGGAAGTGGTGGGAGGAAGAGCGTCACCCCGAAGGCATCAAGTGGAAATTCCTGGAACATAAAGGTCCATTATTGGCTCCACCTTATGAGCCTTTGCCAGAAAATGTCAACCTCTACTATGATGGGAAAATCATGAAGCTGAGTCCCAAAGCAGAAGAAGTGGCTACATTCTTTGCCAAAATGCTTGACCATGAATACACCACTAAGGATATCTTTAGGGAAAATTTCTTCAaggactggagaagggaaatgacaaatgaagagaaaaataatatcaCCAGTCTCAGCAAGTGTGACTTCAATCAGATAAGCCAGTATTTCAAAGCCCAAGCAGAAGCAAGGAAGCAAATGAGcaaggaagagaaacagaaaatcaatgaggaaaatgaaaggcTTTTGCAAGAGTATGGCTTCTGTGTGATGGACAATCACAGAGAGAGAATTGCTAACTTCAAGATTGAGCCTCCAGGACTTTTCAGGGGCCGTGGCAACCATCCCAAGATGGGAATGTTGAAGAGGCGAATTTTGCCGGAAGATATAATAATCAACTGTAGCAAAGATGCTAaagttccttttcctccccctggACACAAGTGGAAAGAAGTTCGACATGATAACAAGGTTACCTGGCTGGTGTCCTGGAC
Proteins encoded in this window:
- the LOC118854772 gene encoding DNA topoisomerase 1-like, which codes for MADQSMDQLPYDSQISENFQVKASLKHKDQHTDTQHRHKKLKNEGKDQENSKHGHCEHKDFSEKKQREKEKTKHKDASSETCKDKHKNRDKEKQKEEKGRPSGDTKIKEKENGSSHEPHIKDAPYDEVNFATSIEDIKASKRPREDDSADFKPKKIKTEDIKKVKKWKPKEGEDKKAKKMKDKDEKLPKPDKELKQPMKEEDQKWKWWEEERHPEGIKWKFLEHKGPLLAPPYEPLPENVNLYYDGKIMKLSPKAEEVATFFAKMLDHEYTTKDIFRENFFKDWRREMTNEEKNNITSLSKCDFNQISQYFKAQAEARKQMSKEEKQKINEENERLLQEYGFCVMDNHRERIANFKIEPPGLFRGRGNHPKMGMLKRRILPEDIIINCSKDAKVPFPPPGHKWKEVRHDNKVTWLVSWTENIQGSIKYIMLNPNSRIKGEKDWQKYETARRLKKCVDNIRNQYREDWMAKEMKVRQRAVALYFIDRLALRAGNEKEEGETADTVGCCSLRVEHITLHQEMDGQEYIVVFDFLGKDSIRYYNKVPVEKRVFKNLRLFMENKQPEDDLFDRLNTSILNKYLQDLMDGLTAKVFRTFNASITLQQQLKELTDPDENIPAKILSYNCANRAVAILCNHQRTPPKTFEKSMQNLQTKIDTKKDQLAEAQRDLKSAQAQAKIQKDTKSNKLVETKKKSIQRLEEQLMKLEVQATDREENKQIALGTSKLNYLDPRISVAWCKKWGIPIEKIYNKTQRDKFAWAIDMADKDYEF